The proteins below are encoded in one region of Candidatus Binataceae bacterium:
- a CDS encoding DUF1329 domain-containing protein has protein sequence MRTTTGLFVLMLGLGAIAAASPAAPTTIASGTIITKANWQLYRGFMSNVLQHMFMSNSPTTAVPPGLQIEVGPARSYPLPASYWSATEKYAGQARLVKSPNGGWALANYVAGQPFPFAKLDLEHDPLIAYKLMYDTYYQYVPAIYLVRYPQQFVVDRYGNRSDHTGVVVDYSLMHNTDPGYPMTIPNSPGEQGVYITSYSQQLFPVQNQYLTSLAIDFDDPERFPATYAFIPSLRRVLRLSTNSRCAPVVPNADFNYDDGSRIPLPPTWFNATFLGLKKELEFVVPPDKLSAAEEPTNWYFNRGPVFPKARALGAWQMRDVYLISFSRRPQFSSGYCEARNIRYLDREQVQTLAWDDFDQNNKFWRGQFGFLPALPHPSDPAHSYTFVTTDFAHDQADFQQDHITVGLPPRHWENNFVIDQQVPQQFRNVARFTTPAGLQSVLQ, from the coding sequence GTGCGAACAACGACCGGTTTATTCGTGCTGATGCTGGGGTTGGGTGCGATCGCCGCGGCCTCACCTGCCGCCCCCACCACCATTGCAAGCGGTACCATCATCACCAAGGCCAACTGGCAACTCTACCGGGGCTTCATGAGCAACGTGTTGCAGCACATGTTCATGAGCAACAGCCCCACCACCGCCGTGCCGCCGGGGCTGCAAATCGAGGTCGGCCCGGCGCGCAGTTATCCATTGCCCGCCTCATACTGGTCGGCCACCGAGAAGTACGCCGGTCAGGCACGATTGGTTAAATCACCCAACGGCGGCTGGGCGCTAGCCAACTATGTGGCCGGACAACCGTTTCCCTTTGCCAAGCTGGATCTGGAGCATGACCCACTGATCGCTTACAAACTGATGTACGACACCTATTACCAATACGTACCGGCGATCTACCTGGTGCGCTACCCGCAGCAGTTCGTGGTCGATCGCTACGGCAACCGCTCCGACCACACCGGGGTGGTGGTGGATTACAGCCTGATGCACAACACCGACCCCGGCTATCCGATGACCATTCCAAATTCTCCCGGCGAACAGGGCGTGTACATCACCTCATACTCGCAACAGCTCTTTCCGGTCCAAAATCAGTATCTGACCTCGCTGGCGATCGATTTCGACGATCCCGAACGCTTTCCGGCTACTTACGCTTTCATCCCCAGCCTGCGCCGAGTCCTGCGGCTGTCGACCAATTCGCGCTGCGCGCCGGTAGTTCCCAATGCCGACTTCAACTATGACGACGGTTCGCGCATACCACTGCCGCCGACCTGGTTCAACGCGACCTTCCTGGGCTTGAAGAAGGAGCTTGAATTCGTGGTGCCACCCGATAAGTTGAGCGCAGCCGAGGAGCCGACCAATTGGTATTTCAACCGGGGTCCGGTGTTTCCCAAAGCGCGCGCGCTGGGCGCCTGGCAGATGCGCGATGTTTATCTGATTTCATTTTCTCGCCGGCCGCAGTTTAGCTCGGGATACTGCGAGGCGCGCAATATCAGGTATCTGGACCGGGAGCAGGTGCAAACCCTGGCCTGGGACGATTTTGATCAGAATAACAAATTCTGGCGCGGCCAATTCGGTTTTCTGCCGGCCCTGCCCCATCCGTCCGATCCAGCTCATTCCTATACCTTCGTGACTACCGACTTTGCCCACGATCAGGCCGATTTCCAGCAAGATCATATTACGGTGGGGCTGCCGCCCCGTCATTGGGAGAACAACTTCGTCATAGATCAGCAAGTGCCTCAGCAATTTCGCAATGTAGCGCGCTTCACCACCCCCGCGGGCCTGCAGAGCGTGCTGCAATAG
- a CDS encoding VOC family protein, which yields MSLRGLSHSGFDVEDLDRTLAFYTKVLGAKLQWRLDHNVRTPLMKLYIGDFGLSILKRAADAPRPQIPHAIHFAYRVDPAQAEAMIEHVRACGVAVEGPVGHLQEPENVSWFFADPDDYRLEIEAHYASGEEAAAVVERGKAERRPEMGLYGGDPKLKGV from the coding sequence ATGAGCTTAAGGGGACTGAGCCACAGCGGCTTCGACGTCGAGGATCTGGATCGAACATTGGCCTTCTACACCAAGGTGCTGGGAGCCAAGCTGCAATGGCGACTGGACCACAACGTACGTACCCCGTTGATGAAGCTGTACATAGGCGATTTCGGCCTGTCCATTCTGAAGCGCGCCGCCGATGCACCGCGTCCTCAGATTCCGCACGCGATCCACTTCGCCTATCGCGTTGATCCGGCCCAGGCCGAAGCGATGATCGAGCATGTCAGGGCATGCGGCGTTGCAGTCGAAGGGCCAGTGGGGCATTTGCAAGAACCGGAAAATGTCTCCTGGTTTTTTGCCGATCCGGATGATTACCGGCTCGAAATCGAAGCCCATTATGCCAGCGGCGAAGAGGCCGCGGCGGTGGTGGAGCGCGGCAAGGCAGAGCGCCGGCCCGAGATGGGATTGTACGGCGGCGACCCCAAGCTCAAAGGGGTATAG
- a CDS encoding class I SAM-dependent methyltransferase, with the protein MATAGPLRNQSLLSFPASVAQLMNRFYPAYPCHAKNGTRAFYGWIGRYINAHSVVLNLGAGAAAREPERNLRGQAAVVIGADIDPVVLDNHQLDQAYVIQADQPLPFDSASFDLVLSDFVLEHLAHPLFYLREAARVLKPGGNFFFRTPNRYHYVGLIARLSGQRVHRLIANRVRCLTDAPEPWPTFYRANSRHQLRDLAKAAGFGALELQMWEGEPSYLVFSPVAFRLGVAYERLVTHWVPALRANLLGRCVR; encoded by the coding sequence ATGGCTACGGCTGGTCCGCTCCGCAATCAATCCTTACTGTCGTTTCCCGCATCGGTCGCTCAGCTTATGAACCGCTTTTATCCGGCTTACCCCTGCCACGCCAAAAATGGCACGCGCGCTTTCTATGGCTGGATCGGTAGATATATCAACGCGCACAGCGTGGTGCTTAATCTGGGTGCCGGTGCCGCGGCACGGGAGCCCGAACGCAACTTGCGCGGTCAAGCAGCGGTAGTTATCGGCGCGGACATCGATCCGGTTGTTTTGGATAACCATCAACTTGACCAAGCCTATGTTATCCAGGCCGACCAACCCTTGCCTTTTGATTCCGCCAGCTTCGATCTCGTGCTCAGCGACTTCGTGCTCGAGCATTTGGCCCATCCTCTATTCTATCTGCGCGAGGCAGCGCGGGTGCTCAAACCTGGCGGTAATTTTTTCTTCCGCACACCCAATCGATACCATTACGTAGGTCTGATCGCCCGATTGAGTGGACAGCGGGTCCATCGCTTGATCGCCAACCGGGTTCGATGCCTAACTGACGCACCCGAGCCATGGCCCACGTTTTACCGCGCCAACAGCCGGCATCAACTCCGAGACTTGGCCAAGGCCGCGGGTTTCGGCGCGCTAGAGCTGCAAATGTGGGAGGGAGAACCAAGCTACTTGGTGTTCAGTCCCGTAGCCTTTCGTTTGGGCGTCGCCTACGAGCGATTAGTCACTCATTGGGTACCTGCTTTGCGCGCCAATCTCCTGGGCCGCTGCGTGAGGTAG
- a CDS encoding GNAT family N-acetyltransferase, protein MALSTDQPLTIRAMAAHEVELMGQWAAAEGWNPGLSDGASFYATDPGGFFLGLIHGRPCAMISAVRYGSAFGFLGFYIVEPSMRGRGYGLALWRTAMEYLGARNVGLDGVVAQQANYERSGFVLAHHNIRFEGRIVTGSGKPPSTCLIELSALPFEELLSYDAQLFGTARPRFLRNWISQPGALAIGAIENSGLIGYGVRRPCHEGFKIGPLFADRVQVAQELFGRLSAGEQLGAPLFLDVPAPNAAARALAEGQAMRPVFQTARMYNRRDPRLPLERIFGITSFELG, encoded by the coding sequence ATGGCTTTAAGCACCGACCAGCCGTTGACCATCCGCGCGATGGCGGCTCACGAGGTCGAGCTGATGGGGCAGTGGGCCGCCGCGGAGGGATGGAATCCCGGACTGAGCGATGGCGCCAGTTTTTACGCGACCGATCCCGGCGGCTTCTTTCTCGGCCTGATCCATGGTCGACCGTGCGCCATGATCTCGGCGGTTCGTTATGGCTCCGCTTTCGGCTTTCTCGGCTTCTACATCGTAGAGCCCTCGATGCGAGGCCGCGGTTACGGTCTGGCGCTATGGCGAACCGCGATGGAATACCTGGGCGCGCGCAATGTGGGCTTGGACGGCGTGGTGGCCCAACAAGCCAATTATGAACGTTCGGGCTTCGTGCTCGCCCACCACAATATTCGCTTCGAGGGGCGCATTGTTACAGGCTCTGGTAAACCGCCCTCTACGTGCCTGATCGAATTGAGCGCACTACCCTTTGAGGAGCTGCTGAGTTACGACGCCCAGTTGTTCGGAACGGCGCGTCCCCGCTTTCTGCGCAATTGGATTTCACAGCCTGGCGCCCTTGCGATTGGCGCGATCGAGAATAGCGGCCTGATTGGCTACGGGGTGCGCCGCCCCTGCCATGAAGGCTTTAAGATAGGCCCGCTATTCGCCGATCGCGTGCAGGTGGCGCAGGAGTTGTTCGGACGCCTAAGCGCCGGCGAGCAGCTCGGCGCACCGCTGTTCCTGGACGTGCCGGCGCCCAACGCAGCGGCGCGTGCACTGGCCGAGGGGCAAGCGATGCGGCCGGTGTTTCAAACCGCGCGGATGTACAATCGACGCGATCCGCGGTTGCCGCTGGAGCGGATTTTCGGCATTACCAGCTTCGAATTGGGCTGA